The Microbacterium limosum sequence GCGTGAACATCGCGCGGGTCACGCGCCCGGAGCTGCGCCGCGTCCTCCGCTCCGACTTCGTGCTGGCGGGACGGGCGAGCGGACTCTCGCCCCTGCAGAACCTGCGGCGCCATCTGCTGCCCAACGTCGCGCCGGTGTTCATCGTGCAGCTGTCGTGGTCGATGGCGGTCGCGGTGCTGGCGGAGGCGGGCCTGTCGTACCTCGGCTTCGGGGCGTCGGTGACCGATGCCTCGTGGGGGCGCCTGCTCGCCGACCTCCAGGAGTACATCACCATCCACCCCCTTTCCGTGATCTGGCCCGGCGCCGTGATCACGCTCACCGTGCTCGCCCTGAACATGCTGGGCGACGCGCTGCGCGAGGCGACCGACCCGACGCTGCGCACCGCGCGCGACACCGCACGACGCGCCCCCACGCATGTACCGGGGACGACCGCGTGAGCCTGTCGGTGGAGGGCCTCGTGGTCGAGATCGACGGCCGCCGTGTCGTGGACGGCGTCTCGTTCGAGGTCGCCGACGGCTCCCGGCTCGGTCTCATCGGCGAGTCCGGATCCGGGAAGTCGCTCACAGCCCTCGCCATCATGGGGCTTCTGCCGGACGGGGCTCGGGCGAGCGGCAGCATCCGCTGGCACGGGCGGGAGCTGCTCGGGATGCCGGAGCGGGAGATCGCTCGCCTGCGCGGGGATGAGATCGGGCTCGTCTTCCAGGAGCCGCTCACCGCGCTGAACCCCATCCGCACCGTCGGCCGCCAGATCGCCGAGTCCGTGCGCATCCACGAGGGGCTCCCCCGCCGCGCCGCGTGGGAGCGGGCGATCGCCGAGGCCGACCGCGTGCACCTTCCCGAGCCGGAGCGCATCGTGCGGCGTTACCCGCATGAGCTCTCCGGCGGGCAGCGGCAGCGCGTCGCGATCGCGATGGCGCTCGCCTGCCGGCCGCGGCTGCTGATCGCCGACGAGCCCACGACGGCCCTGGACGTCACGATCCAGGCCGAGATCCTCACCCTGCTGCGCGCGCTCGTCGATGACGAGCGGATGTCGCTGATCTTCATCACCCACGACCTGGCCGTGCTCGGGCGCATCGCCGCCGAGGGGGTCGTGCTCGCGCACGGTCGGGTGATCGAGCAGGCGCCGGTCGCCGAGTTGCTGAGGTCACCGCGCACCGACGTCACGCGCGGGCTGCTGCGCGACGCGGCCGCCACCCGCTGGCGTCGCGAGGATCCGGGCGAGGAGCGGATACCGTGAGCGCCGTCCTGCTCTCCGGTCGCGGCCTCACCCGCCGGTACGCCGGACCCCGCCCGGCCCCCTTCGCCCGGCGCCCCGTCACGATCGCCCTCGAGGACGCCGAGATCGACGTGCGCGAGGGAGAGGCCGTCGGGGTCATCGGCGAGTCCGGGTCGGGCAAGTCGACGCTCGTGCGCGTGCTCATGGCCCTGGACCGGCCGACGGCGGGCCGGATCGTCTTCGACGGCCGAGACGTGGATGCCGCGGCATCCGCCCGCTCGCTGCACTGGCTGCGCCGCCAGACGGGCGTGGTCTTCCAGGACCCGTACGCGTCGCTCGATCCCCGCATGAGCGTCGGGCGCATCGTCGGCGAGCCGCTGTGGGCCCTCGACCTCCCCGGCGACCGGCGCGCTCAGGTGCGGTCGGCGCTGCGACTCGTCGGGCTGGAGGCCGACATGGCCCACCGTTTCCCCCACGAGTTCTCGGGCGGTCAGCGGCAGCGGATCGCCCTCGCGCGCGCGCTCGTGCACCGACCGCGGCTGATCGTCGGGGACGAGCCGATGTCGGCGCTGGATGTGAGCGTGCGCGCGCAGATCCTCGAGGTGCTGCGCACGCTGCGCCGGGAGGAGGGGACGGCGCTGCTGCTCGTCTCCCACGACATCGGCGTCGTGCAGAACCTGTGCGACCGGGTGCTCGTCATGAAGGACGGACGCGTCGTCGAGTCCGGCCCCATCGCCGGCGTGCTGCAGCGGCCGCAGGACCCCTACACGCGGCTGCTCCTCGACGCCGTGCCGTCGATCGACGACCCCGGGGTCGGCTGAGCGGGCTCAGTCGTGGCGCGCGCGGCCGAAGAGTCCGCGCTTCTTCTTCGGCGACAGCGACTTCTGCAGGTAGATCGTCCCGAGCCACCGGCCGAACTTGAAGCCGACGCGGCCCATCCGGCCGACCTCGGTGAAGCCGAGCTTCTCGTGCAGGACGATCGATCCCTC is a genomic window containing:
- a CDS encoding ABC transporter ATP-binding protein, coding for MSLSVEGLVVEIDGRRVVDGVSFEVADGSRLGLIGESGSGKSLTALAIMGLLPDGARASGSIRWHGRELLGMPEREIARLRGDEIGLVFQEPLTALNPIRTVGRQIAESVRIHEGLPRRAAWERAIAEADRVHLPEPERIVRRYPHELSGGQRQRVAIAMALACRPRLLIADEPTTALDVTIQAEILTLLRALVDDERMSLIFITHDLAVLGRIAAEGVVLAHGRVIEQAPVAELLRSPRTDVTRGLLRDAAATRWRREDPGEERIP
- a CDS encoding ABC transporter ATP-binding protein, which translates into the protein MSAVLLSGRGLTRRYAGPRPAPFARRPVTIALEDAEIDVREGEAVGVIGESGSGKSTLVRVLMALDRPTAGRIVFDGRDVDAAASARSLHWLRRQTGVVFQDPYASLDPRMSVGRIVGEPLWALDLPGDRRAQVRSALRLVGLEADMAHRFPHEFSGGQRQRIALARALVHRPRLIVGDEPMSALDVSVRAQILEVLRTLRREEGTALLLVSHDIGVVQNLCDRVLVMKDGRVVESGPIAGVLQRPQDPYTRLLLDAVPSIDDPGVG